Genomic DNA from Gossypium hirsutum isolate 1008001.06 chromosome A01, Gossypium_hirsutum_v2.1, whole genome shotgun sequence:
aaggtaaactagatcctaAAGCAAAAAAATGCTTCTTTGTTTCtatgcttctaataaaaaggATTACAAATGTTACGATCCAATTGATAGGAAGATTATTGTTACCATGaatgtcacatttgttgaaacataattttactttgattctaatcttcagggagggaattatattaaggaagattctataattgatcaagaaaacACTAGGAATATACAACATAGGGGCTCTAATAATAGGGAAAGCGAATTTATGATTAACAcaaaaattaatgatgttaatgttgttaatgaaAAGGACTATGAAGATGTAGAGTCTGATcatgagaataaagaacaaacaaaggagttaattgtttactcaagaagaaattgaaatcaagaaagtggaatccaCCCGATTCATCACTAAGAATTCAACCCGCAAGATCTTCTCAAAAGTCTAGGTAAAGCTCATAATCCAACAAATGAATTTTCTAatttagatattccaattgcTAAAAGAAAATGTGTTAAAAATGTTGTAAAATATCCCATGTCTAACTTTGTATCCTATAAAGCCTTGTCTTCGACATTCTCAACCTTCGTTTCGTGTCTCGATACTgtgaaaatacccaaaaatatgaAAGATGCTTTACAAGTTCCTGAGTGGAAGAAGGCTATTTTAGAGGAAATGCGCGCTCTTGAAAAAACAGATACATGGGAAACAGTGGAATTACCTGTAGGGAAAAAAATTGTGGGCTGTAAATGGGTGTGTACAACCAAATTCAAATCAGATGGATTTTTAGATAGATACAAAGCCCGACTGGTGGCTAAAGGGTACATTCAAACATACGGGATAGATTATCTTGAACATTTGCTCTAGTAGCCAAATTAAATTCTGTTAGAGTTCTTTTATCAGTTGCTATTAATCTTGATTGGTCCTTACAGTAGCTAGATGTGAAGAATGCTTTTctaaatgggaaacttgaagaagaagtttacatggatccttctccaggttttgaagaaaaatttggaactcgAGTATGTAAACTCAGGAAATCTTTGTATGGTCTAAAGCAGTCTCCTTGAGCTTAGTTTGAACGGttcactcaagttgttaaaaaatAAGGTTACTTATAAGGGTAAGCTGATCACACAATGTTCTATCAACACTCACAAAAAGGTAGAATAGCAGTTATTATAGTTTGTGTCGATGATATCATTCGTACAGgagatgatgtggatgaaataaggtgtctcaaggagcatctagcattggagtttaagatcaaagacttgggtcctttgaaatactttcttggaatggaagttgctcgatcaaagaagggtcttgtggtctctaaaaaaaatatgtaattgatCTTTTAAAAGAAGCTGAGATGAGTGGTTGTCGTCCAGCTGACACATCAattgatcaaaatgtaaaattcgaaaataaaaaagGTCGATTAGTTGATAGAGGGCAATACCAaagattagttggtaagttaatttacttatcacatacaaggccagccatagcttttgcagtgagcttagtgagtcaatttatgcactccccAAAGGAGGACTATGAAGAAGCAGAGTTTCGAATTCTaagatacttgaagagttcaccTGAAAAGGGtttattcttcaagaaatccgaACAAAGAAGAATTGAAGCTTATACGGATGCAGATTGGATAGGCTCAATAACAGATAGAAGATCTACATCAGGATACTATACATTTGGTTGAggaaaccttgtgacttggcGAAGCAAAAAACAAAGTGTTGTAGCAAGAAGTAGTACAGAGGTtgagtttagatcaatggctcaagaaatttgtgaaatgatgtggttaaaaagaattatgcAAGAGTTGGGGAAACTAATAACTTCTCCAATGAAGTTATACTGTGTTAGTAAAGCTGCTATTAGTATTGCTCACAATCCAGTCCAGCATGACAGAACTAAACATAttgagattgatagacactttatcaaggagaagattgaagaaggccAAGTGTGCATGCCATTTGTTCTTTCAAAATAACAGATTGCTGACATACTCACCAAATAACTCTCTAAGACGAACTTTGATTGTCTTGTAAGCAAGTTGGGCATAattgatatatatgcaccaaccttgagggagggtgttgaaatatgtatatattttaaatttatttaggtaggtaaatcttatttaggtagataagttttatttatattctagggaatattttattttatcttttagtttattagaataaggaaaCTATTTTCCGTTTATGTTCTAGtaatttattagaataagggaattattttaCCAATTAGAATTAGGACTCTATTTAAATTTAGTTCTTTATTTAATAATGatagaacagttttattaaatGTTGTCATGTAAACTTTCATGATATGATTCCGAGATTCCTACTGTGTTTTACTGGCCTACCTAAATATGTGAATAAAATGAAGCTCATTTGCTCTGCAGCAGGAATCTTGTAAGTTAAGCTACCAAGAGAGTAAAATATTAGGGCAATTTTCTAGGACTGATTTGAACTGGTAATCCTTTAGTTGGGACAGGCATTGGATCCCTGCTGAAAGAGTTGTCTAAACATAGTAACTTCCAAGTGAACCGAGTAACCAGACAATGAATTGAAACAAGGGTTTCAATCCTTGCAAACTCGTATCCTGGACATATCCGAGGTCCCCCACCGAATGGAATGAAGCAGTAAGGTGGAAGTGAAGCTGGATTCTCGAATCTCGATGGATTGAACTTTGACGGTTCCGGAAATATAGTATCATCCATTTGTGTTATGCCGGTAACCCAGAAAATCTTCATACAAATGAGTAAATTATATCAGTGACAGTGAGATACCATATACCAGAGAAATGGATCAATCTGAAATGCTGAAAGGACGTAGAATGGAAAGTATGGTTCTACATACCAGCCAGTCCTTTGGAATGAGATATCCACCGTACTCAATATCTTTTACAACTTTCCGGAAACCACCAAAGATTGGTGGGAACATTCTTAGAGTTTCCATGGCTACTTTCCATGTGTATTTCATCTTGGCAAGGTCTTCCCATGTCAGAAGCTCCCCGTTAGGCTTCCTCCTTGCTATTTCATCTTGTTCTGCAACCACAAATCAAGATGCACCCTATATCATCATTCCCTTTTCTGCAACATTGCAACTGGATCGAGTTTGGTCATAAAGTTATGGCACTTAAGATCATGTTGATAAATACCTTGAAGAACAGCTGCATATATGGCAGGATCATTAGCGAAAAGGCGCAGCAAAAACGTGAGAAGAACAGACGAAGTATCATATCCTGCAACCATGATGAGCATAACATTGTGAATAATCTCTTTCTCGGATATGACTTGTTCATCCTTCTCGTTGCGAATGCTAAGCAAACAAGTGATGAGGTCTTGGCGAGGTGAAGCACCCTTCTCTAGATCTACTCTCTTCTCACCAATGAGAACTTTCAACAACTTCTGGGCTCTTGCACTCGCCTGCAAGCTCCGGTTGTAGCGTGTGAAAGGCAGATTAACCGGTACCGACCACATTCCTTCTATCATATATCGAAAATCATTGGCAAGTTTATCTCTTCTTGTTCCTCTTTCGACTCCGAATAGAAGAGAACAGATTATGTTGAATGTAAGGGtcttcatcaatggtaaaacctgTCAGAATAGGAAAAAGAACACATCATATCTAATTTTCCCAGGTTAGACACTACAGTTTTCAATGTTTTATAAAATACCGTGACTTGTTGCTTGCCATGCCAATGCATCTTAAGGTGGTTCCTGACTTCTTCATCCATCTTCCCAACATACTGTTTCAATGATTCAGGTTTCAAGAATGAAACAAGAGCATCTCTAACTCGCTTATGATCTTCTCCGGTCAATTCCAAGATACATCGATCTCCCAGAATCGAACTAACTGACTTGACTTGCTGGTTAACAATGTTGCTGCTGTCACTGGCGAATACAAACTTGTTTGCAGCCTGACCATAGATGAAAACTGCTGGTTTCCCAAATAATCTCATCTTCGATATTGGACCATATTTCCTTATCCTCTTCTGAAGCCATTCTTCTGCCGTGTTGCTTCGCATGGCCCTGAGAAGGCCAAGGCTTTGACCTATGAGCGGTAGTCCAAGTGAACCTGGAGGAACCCTTTGCGGTGATCTTTTTCTCCTGGTTAGGAGAAGGAAAACTGGGATCAGAAACAGGAGAACTGTGATGATGGTGTTCATGGTAGTGTAATAGAGAAACTGAGCTGATGGCAAAGGGGATTAAATAGAAGATATCCACGGAGAGGCTATTGTTGATCTTCTTTTGTTGGTTTTTGTAATGGAATCTCTTCACTGTAGTGACCTTAATATTCCATTATTTGGTAAAAGACAAGCCATCCATTTTTTAAACAAGATTGATTCTATTTTCTAATAAACAAGATTCTTAGCTTTTAACGCTTTGTTTGATCCTCCAATCAGGTTCCATTGCTTTTTCAAAGTGACATTAGCATCTTATTTTTAAATCCTGATGATGGATTGCACCAaagttaaaaacaaaaacaaaactgcAAAATCTATGTCAAGCCAAGCAGTTCCTGTTCCAAGGTGAACCTTTGAATTTCTGCAAATTCATACACGTTTGGATTTGCATCTTTATAAACCACAACTCATCAGGGAATTTAAGTCATTCCAAGAACaaaaagaaatttaatcttcACTATGAGAAAATTGCATAGACACAAACACAATTTTGATCACAAACCAGGGTTTCTTTCACAAATAACACAACTTTTTGTCTTTTTCCCTTTCATACACACATAAGAGTAGAGTACAGCATACGTGAtacaattaaaaattttctactaTAACCATCTGAGCTTCAATGATCTTGTCAGATCTGTTAAAATTGGTAAAAGTCAACGTGCTCAACATCGTCATTCGGCCTTGGCTGGAATATGGTTGCCACCGGTAGCTAATTTGTACAAGTAAAACCCAGTCATAAGAAAACTGCGATGAAATGACACGAGTTAGTAGCTCCCAAATTTTGATGAATGTCAAATTAACATAGCAACCTAAATTAAACCCTTCTCTCCAAGTTTAGGGTTCTATACAGAGGATTTAGGTTTAGGTCCTAAAACTTTTGTATCAGAAATGTAAATAACATGGGCCAATGATCCGAGAAGCAGTTTGTGGTTGCGAATGTCGATAGATAAATGAACTTAAACATCacgaaagaataaaaaataaatccagAGACTTGCATGAAAGGTAACGAAATACAGCATGCATTCACTATGCAATTGGTATATAATGACCAGACATGGAGGTTTCATAGTTGGCAGCATTGAAAGGAGCTCTGTTGTAAGGCACACAACTGGGAACTTGTAAATTTGTGATGCATTTATATGTATATGAGCTCTGTTAGCTTTTAACTGATATAAGGATCAATATTAACCAGTAGAATTATCAAGACTCATGATATAATATGATATGCATTTAAAGCATTGGAATAGCAGATCAACATACCTGATCCCGGCAACAATTCCGGCTGGCATAATCTTAGATGTTTGGTAGTAACGTTGTCCCATGACCCATGTTAGCACAGCAGCAATAACTGGTTTAAAGGTGTATAAATCAGTAAAAAGAACAAACATTTTGTTTGTCATTGAAAGGGATGAAAACAAGCAAACATAGACAAATAAAAAAGCCTCCTTCCAAGAATAAAACCCATAGTGAAAATCAGCTTTATCTTTGAtgatgataaatttatttaccaaatggTATATTAAGACACCCTGAAATACTATATTACAAAATCTGACAATTATATTGAATTTGATATAATGAAAGCTTCTTAACAATACTGCATTAGAGAGCTTTGAAGACAATCAAAGATATGATCTTTGAAAGAACGCATTTTAAAAGGTAAAACAAAGATTATTTTCTCACAGTTTTTGCAAGAGAAATAGCTAATAGCACCGCACTGGATCTACAATGTCCAAACTGATTCTTAAATTCCACAATGCAACTCCAGAAatccaaaagaagaaaaagagaaacaaCCAGATCAAGTTTATCAATACAAAGTTCCATGGCAGCATTAAATCTATGATCCATAATCCAAAAAAGTCAACTTTTCAATCTCCAAATTTTGAacaaacaatttataaaaatcCCAGATCGAATTTcacttaaaaaatttataaaaactaaagGAGAAGACAGAACTGTGAAAGAAAGCTGAGATTTTGAAAACATTACCAGTCTCAAGTACCAAAGCAAAATATGAGTTCTTTCTCTTCTCAAAAGCTTTAAGGCTCAAATTTGCAGCAAGAATGAGAATCAATCCAGTGCCTACACCCCCACCAAGTGATGCCATGCTACCTTTCTTCAAATACCCAATAACTCCTCCAGCCACAAGAATCAATCCATAAGGGATTGTGAAGCAAAATCATGCATTTTGGGAAATTTTTTCTTTGGGTTTTTTTCCCTCTTCCTTCAAATGGGTATTTGTTTCTTGAGAAATTCTAAGGGTAAAATTGAGTTGAACAGATCAAAGGGGAAGAAATGGGAAATCAGAAATGGCTTTTGTGAAGTTTTGTTGGCTCAACAATGGAGACATTTTTCTGGCGTGTGGAATTTTCAGTTGGTCAAAGGCTCCAAtgttttaactaattttattttgtaaGAACCCTTCAATTTTTGCCCAAGGActtaacatttacatattttatcaatttagttcttactttttaaactaaattttactaaattgaatcgaatttgaaaaatttagttcttttttgatttttaatgaaatttttaagtttgaaatatttatttttaaatattttaataaattttaaattatttgttgacctGACATATTAGACAAATAATATCGTGACATATTTAAGGGGTAGAGACCTTagtcccaaaaataaaaatattgatattttagTCCCTTCATAGATAGTGaaactataaattaatatatggcAAAACTGCATTTTGACCCCCCAAAATGAAAAATTGCTACTTCAgtcctaaaattataaattaatgcaTGGTGAAACTATACTTTGActccctaaaaaaaatttaaccccttaaaaatgataaaattataaattaataaataataaaactatattttgacttctaaaaaaatcatatttaattttcaCCTTGCCTAAAAGATTTTCAAAATTCGTCCTTACTCCCTAGCCATGTCAGCATACAATACACATGAACTGTCTATATGAATTATCATGCCAATatagtaaaaattaatattttagtctcacatttttattaaataaaaatgatttgaatatttttcaaagattaataactaaatttaattaaaaacgaataaaaatcaaattaacaaaaaaaaatataaaacattaaaaagctAAATTcacattatatatttcaaaaattcaGCCCAAACTATACATTTTATCGTTATAGTTCAaggtgaatttttattttaagagaaTTAGCCCAAACACAAATCAGGCCCAACAGCCATTTCTCTAACAAAACCTGAAACCCGTCAACTCCAACTATCCACGTGTCACTTTTGTAGTCGTCATCTATATCCAACCCATAGAAAACGCAAAATCCCCTCTTTTTCAAAGCCCAACAAATTTCGACTCCCGAgtaaaattgaatataaaaataaattcccCCCTTAGGGTTTTTCCTCTTTGAGATCTTCCACATCTCTTCTCCTCGTCTATCGAATATGATGCAACAACCACCAGCAGGAGGTGTAGCTCCGCCGCCGTCCATGGCAGCCGATCCGTCTCAAACCCAGCAGTACCAGAAACAACAGCAGTCGCAGCCGTGGATGATGATGTCTCAACAGCAGCAGGCGGGTCAGCCAGTTCCTCCACCTGCAGGTTGGAATCCGCAACCCGTCCCTCCGCCCTCTCAGATGCAGCAGTACTCCGCTGGTTCCGCGACCGTCGGATCTGGCGAAATTCGGTCTCTTTGGATCGGTGATCTTCAACCGTGGATTGATGAGAATTACCTCATGAGTATCTTCGCTCAAACTGGAGAGGTAACTTGATTAGGACaaaattagcttttttttttaataaaaaaagaaacaaagtcgAGAACCATATTTAATTAAATGGAGATATTACTTGCAGagttgatattttatttttaataattaaaacgaTTGTTCCTTTCCTATTGAAATGAAtgtccttttaataattaaaacgaTTGTTCCTTTCCTAAATATCTAATTGAACAAAGCTTAATCTTTTGGGTTATTTTAGGTGGTTTCAGCTAAGGTGATTAGAAATAAGCAAACGGCACTGCCAGAGGGATATGGGTTTATCGAGTTTGTATCACGTGCCGCAGCCGAGAGGGTTTTGCAGTTGTATAATGGGGTACCAATGCCAAATTCTGAGCAGAATTTTAGGTTGAATTGGGCGGCTCTTGGATATGGAGAAAAGAGGCAAGAAGAGGGTCCCGATTACACAATCTTTGTTGGGGATTTAGCTGCAGATGTTTCTGATTACATGTTACAAGAGACTTTTAAAGCTGTTTACCCGTCTGTTAAGAGTGCCAAAGTGGTTACTGATAGGACTACAGGCCGGTCTAAAGGTTACGGCTTTGTGAAGTTTGGTGATGAAACTGAACAAATTCGTGCAATGACTGAAATGAATGGGATTTATTGTTCAACTAGGGCAATGCGGATTGGACCCGCTGCTAATAAGAAGCCTGTCACTGATCAGCAGTATCAGAAAGGTAGACTCTTGTGGTTTATTTCAAGTTATACTTTATCTTGATTTGCCTTATGAAGTTTGCTTGGTTGCGTATAGTTTTTATTTGCAATGATTTATGCCTGAGTGCTTTGACTTGACAAGTTGACTGCTAGTTggttattgtgtttttatttattggTTTTAATTTTCTGAGGTGGATCTGTTACAGTCTTCTTAAAATTCAAGTTCTTTCAGTTATGCACTTGAAGATATGGCGGAATTTATACAAAGTCGTTTCCTTCCAGTTTGCCTATGTAAACTTGGAcgcttttaattatattaaaaattaaaacatgcaaaaacttatataaaactcATGTTTTCTTAAAGCAGGACATCAAGAGGCTCTCATTTTGGGGGGCCTGGAACTTATATCAGCTGAAATGATTCCACTTTAATCCGTGGCCTCATTTTAGGTCAGTTACTTTGTTTATGTCAAAAGCTTTCTTTTCTCGTGGCAATATTTGCGCTACGTCTCGCAAATTTCTTTTCCAGTTCCTTATTAAGTATTCCAGTCAAGTACATTTGTTCCATTTTTCCAACATGTTTCCTttaaatctttatatattttttacaagtCCAGAAACTTTGTTTTATTCATTGTGGATTAATTCCTTTTGATGCTTGCATACATGTATGCACTCCTTTTCCCATCCTTTATGTTCAAGTTTTAATACTCAAAAGTAGGTGAAGCAGCTTTGGTGAGGTTGTTGTGCGTGTTGTCATACACTGTTCTGTTAATGAACCTTGGGGCTAGTTTTGTTCTATTGCTTTTAAAATCTTCGCTTCTTTTTAAAATATGGTATCTGCTTTGTCCTCATTCTTTTCTCTGCTGCACATGAGGACAAACTGAGGTTGGCAAGAAACCTAGAATTTGTAGTTAAAGGCATTGTCAGTTGATACATTTAAGTTAAATCAAGATGGAAGTGAGTCACTTGCCCTTCTTTATTGCCTAAGATGGAGTAATGGATACCTAGCTGCAGATGGATCTGTCCATATTTATCTTGCATTTTGAAgaaaatttcttttattcttgTCATTTGAGGTTGTAAGGCACTTCAAATTTAAGATTTCCTTAGTTTTCTAAATATGTGCTTTGTCTTATGTGCATTCTGAGAAATTTAAAGTGTTACTCGAAGTTAATTTAGCAGATAGGTTCTTTCTACTTGTGGGGAACCTTTGAAGTTAAACTTATAAATCATACAGTTTAAGAAACGGCAACTCCTCCCTTCCCCCTTACAACAAATTTGCAGACAACTATAATACTAGCACACAAACACACACCATGTCAAGTGAGGAGAAAAGATTggcttttgtttcaattttcctTTTCCCCTTTTCGCCCTATTATAAGGGATCAATAAAATAAGAGAGCCTTTACTGATTCCTTGAGTTTAATGTAATTAATGATTTCTTTTGTGGCTACTATTGAAGTTTATTTGATTTGATACTTTTGGCTTTGCCTGGTAGCGGTAAGCCTTGATGTAACCCAAAAGCTGTTTTGTGATTGTAGTTGTAACCGTTGAGTGATTTATAGCAGGCAGTTCTATGGTTTTGTTCTTTTCATGCCATAGACAGAATTATTTCTACCTGCttattttgaaatgttatattatatatgttagcTTTTGTAGGTGTCTGTGTATATGATCTTAATGTTACAATGTTTCAATTTGAGTTTAGAGGAACAATAATGCTATACCTGGAAATCTATTACACGATCTTTGTAAACATATTTGTAGTTTCCATGGTTAACATGGAAATATTTACTTTTGGCAGATGTAATACTGAATTAGTTTCAAGTTTTTGTAACAAACTTAATATCCGGGGATGGCGCAAGTGGggcttttcttgttgtttttaataTCTTATTAGCTTCTATTCAACATTAGTTTACATGTATTTGTAATTTGCAGCTGCTTACCCGAATACTCAAGGAAATTCTGGAGAGAACGATCCGAATAATACCACAGTGGGTAGCTTTTCTTTTATACTGTTATACCCAATTTCATGGTACAGCCAACTGAATTCTTACAAGCTTAATTGCAGATTTTTGTTGGTGGTTTGGATCCTAGTGTTTCTGAAGACCAACTAAAACAAATATTTAGCCAGCTTGGTGAGGTAGTTCATGTAAAAATTCCGGCTAACAAGCATTGTGGTTTTGTTCAATATGCTAACAGGTAACTCTTAAACACCTGTGTTTTTTGGCACGCAAAATATTATTCCATGATATTAATGCATTCTGCAATACGATGCATTCAGGGCCAGTGCGGAACAATCTTTATCTGTTTTGAATGGTACTGTTTTAGGAGGAAGAAATGTTAGGCTTTCATGGGGACGTAGTCCTTCAAGCAAACAGGTTTTGTTTTTAAAGCCATAGTTTTCTGTAATTAAAGCCTTGCTACCTATATTCCTGTAAACTAAGAGGGAATCTATTGGAGTGTCAGGTTCAACCTGAACAGGCCCAATGGAATACTGGATATTATGGATATGCTCAAGGATATGAAGCATATGGATATGCACCTCCTCCCCAAGATCCTAACATGTACTATGGGGGCTATCCTGGATATGGAAATTACCAGCAGCCAGgggcctatcaacaacaacaggTAAAAGTAATTTTATGAATGATTCTTGTATCCCAAAAATCAATGAATGATTCTTTGTAGGCTCTATTCATCACTCTTGGAGAAAGAAGATGCAAGCATgctgaatttcatttttctttgaattatatatacatttgtgcgtaatgttttccttttttcttttgtgttttgcAGTAAGTTGCGGTTGCTTTACTGTCGCTTAAGACTCATTCTCTCTGATCCAGAGCACTTCAGGTGTTGGTTTGCTCCGACATGTTTTAAGGTTGTGGATTTTC
This window encodes:
- the LOC107917799 gene encoding polyadenylate-binding protein RBP45C yields the protein MMQQPPAGGVAPPPSMAADPSQTQQYQKQQQSQPWMMMSQQQQAGQPVPPPAGWNPQPVPPPSQMQQYSAGSATVGSGEIRSLWIGDLQPWIDENYLMSIFAQTGEVVSAKVIRNKQTALPEGYGFIEFVSRAAAERVLQLYNGVPMPNSEQNFRLNWAALGYGEKRQEEGPDYTIFVGDLAADVSDYMLQETFKAVYPSVKSAKVVTDRTTGRSKGYGFVKFGDETEQIRAMTEMNGIYCSTRAMRIGPAANKKPVTDQQYQKAAYPNTQGNSGENDPNNTTIFVGGLDPSVSEDQLKQIFSQLGEVVHVKIPANKHCGFVQYANRASAEQSLSVLNGTVLGGRNVRLSWGRSPSSKQVQPEQAQWNTGYYGYAQGYEAYGYAPPPQDPNMYYGGYPGYGNYQQPGAYQQQQ
- the LOC107918223 gene encoding cytochrome P450 716B1; its protein translation is MNTIITVLLFLIPVFLLLTRRKRSPQRVPPGSLGLPLIGQSLGLLRAMRSNTAEEWLQKRIRKYGPISKMRLFGKPAVFIYGQAANKFVFASDSSNIVNQQVKSVSSILGDRCILELTGEDHKRVRDALVSFLKPESLKQYVGKMDEEVRNHLKMHWHGKQQVTVLPLMKTLTFNIICSLLFGVERGTRRDKLANDFRYMIEGMWSVPVNLPFTRYNRSLQASARAQKLLKVLIGEKRVDLEKGASPRQDLITCLLSIRNEKDEQVISEKEIIHNVMLIMVAGYDTSSVLLTFLLRLFANDPAIYAAVLQEQDEIARRKPNGELLTWEDLAKMKYTWKVAMETLRMFPPIFGGFRKVVKDIEYGGYLIPKDWLIFWVTGITQMDDTIFPEPSKFNPSRFENPASLPPYCFIPFGGGPRICPGYEFARIETLVSIHCLVTRFTWKLLCLDNSFSRDPMPVPTKGLPVQISPRKLP
- the LOC107918224 gene encoding protein FATTY ACID EXPORT 5, with the translated sequence MASLGGGVGTGLILILAANLSLKAFEKRKNSYFALVLETVIAAVLTWVMGQRYYQTSKIMPAGIVAGISFLMTGFYLYKLATGGNHIPAKAE